GTCAGATGTCGATTTTTCAGTTCGCCAGATTATTTTGGCCGCCGGTATTAAAAGAAATCGGAGCTGCCAACCACGACAAGCACGGTGGCCAGAGGAATTCCTCTGCCTATGAAATAGTTGGTTTGATGTTGTTCTCCTGCCCAATTGGTTTCCAATTTTTTACAGTTGAAGAAATTGATCATGCTAGTATACTTTGTCAATGTTGTTGATATGTCACATCTAGATCAACTAGGCATTCGATTAGTGTTTCTTGCCGTTttgtatattttgatattttgactAAGATAATCATTTGTATTTTCAAAAGTATCAAGCAAAATTTTACCCCGATATATGTAGTTATAGATATCGTTTGGTCCTTCATCGTGGGACATGTCTAAGTTAATATAAATATGCGTAGCAAAGCTCTATTATTGACAAATATGAACTATCCCTGGATCTTGATGATGGTACATGTTTGCCCTATCTATCGAGCTCGATAGATCAAGTTGAGCCTCACATCGGCGTTGGCTGCATATGAGATATGGTCGAGCTCAATGGCGCCAGGACCTTGGAGGCTTCAGCCATGGCTAACTTGGCGGAAGACAAGGGAGACCAAGCGGAGGGGCGGACATAAAGATGTGGAGGTTGACATGGAGGTGTCGGCATTGGGGGTTGCAACGGCTTCAATTAGGGCTTGCGGTGGCTTCAATCGGTTAGAGATGTAGTAGAGAGAGGGTGTATTTAGTTCAGCATTTTGAAAGTCTTGTTGAGAAAAATTTGGAATGTTTGGCAACCATGCCCAAGGAGTTTTAGGCCAAAAAGTAGCATTGAGAGCCTACCTTGGCTTTCAGCATTTGTGGAATGCTGAAACCGAGTTTTAATAAGAACAATTCTTTCAAACTACCCTTATCAATTCTTTAGTTTTTCGATTCTTCCCATCGTTTTTATTGTATCTTCTTTGCGCGAAGGTCGATGAGGCTAGATCTGGCCGACGAAAAGCTAGCGAAAGGCCGGCAAGAGGCCGGCGAGGTTGTCACCTAAGGTCATGACCGACCAACCGACGGTCACCTAGGTTGCAAGACACCAGGCCTCGTCACACGGAGTTATGCGACCCCGGCGAGGGCCGCCCGACCCCCCTCACCAAGGTCATACGACCCTTATCGAGGATCACCCGAGGTCGTGCGACTTTGACGGGCGGCCGGTGGCGGCCCGAGCTCTTCACTAAAGCCGAGGaagtgtttgattttttttttagtggcaattttttttttaacaaacacTACTTAAcccaaagttatttttcagaggaatttttaccaaatgctatttgcattttctcaaagcccCTTAGGTTAAAGTCCTTTGCATCTTCCTAAGGTTCATTTCTAAAGCAGAATCAAATGCAGCCTTGGAAAAAGTAACGGAGAGGGGAGAGATGGGATCAAGGTTCATGCCTTGGAGAAGTATTTTGGTCCTTTTAGCGAGGGAATTTTGCGTGGAGATGCAAAAATTGAAGATGATAATGAATATTGAGTGCCAAAGTAGAAatgagtttttgaaatttttccaaatacaTATTATACTCCCACTGAAATTCCAAGTAAAATTTCTACATCTCACCCTCACTTAGGCATTGCAGATTCCTCAGTCTCATGCTCCAAGCGATGCTTTTGTGTCGGTCACTGAGAATTGATGCAAGGAATCGCTGGGGGTGGCCAGAAAATAGGCTCGAGACTCGAGAGGATAATTTACTCAGACCCTCGCCCCTAAATTTTCTCCTCCCGAGATCCAAAACGGCAGTCCATGACGAGCTGTCTCCACATTTCTGAGCTAAACTTACTCCAAACTTGTTTAAGAGGGAGTTGCCTTTTGAAAGGCAAAGGTGGGGGACATGCTCGGCTCGACCATCTAATGCAAGTCAAAAACACAGTATCTTAAGGCAAAGTTTACGGCGACATGTTGTATTATCTTATAGGAATTGCTTGTACAACGAGGGTGGAAAAATGGCGATCATTTGGCGTATATGCGGGAGACGAAAGATTGATTTACTTAGCACTAATCAGCCACGCCATCTGCTGCGGAGATGACAGATAAGAACAAGAGAGTACTGTTAAGACTTGAGCACATGACGCAACCGAAATTGGAAGGGAGCTTAGGAACAGCAATCAAATTGATGATGACACTGGCGGCTTCCATTGGAAACCTATCTCACAAATTTCCGTACGAGGACAAACAACCTTATCCGAATTATTTATTAGATGGAGATTTCCAAGCTGTTTGACAAATGAACACATATAGATATAAATATACGTATGGTTGCCGGGTGTTGTAAGGTCCTTTTTGCGTTTTCGTATGATCCAACTGGTGATCATACCCCTTCCTTTGGTCAACTTTAATGGAGAGCGAGATACGCGGAAACATGATGCTACCGACTGCTTAAATCTTAATTTAGCTTTGTTGGGTGGATGAGTACGATTCCTTGTGATACATATCCGTCGATGGCGATTAATGTCGCTTTTATTCTATTGAAATCGGACCCAAAATGCCCGTCAATCTCGAGCGATCGCAGGTGTGTATGAACCTGGACGAGCCAACGAGTTTGATTTTGCTGGTCTCTAAGCTTTGAACGGTAGCATGATGCGCCAACTTGTGACaccatttttcttaaaattaaggAATGAATAGAGAAGAATGAAATGAGCGAGAGGGGGAAAAGGTCAATCGGATCTGGATGAAGCATCGATAACTCCAAGGAAACGTGCTTGAATTCCGCAGAACATGCGGGGGAATGAAATGGTCCGAAAGCCCACCGCAAAATCTTGGTTGAATTGGACTCGATATGCCCGTCAATCTTGAGGAGTACAGCCATGCATTACGTACCACGTAGCACCTAGTTTTGTAATCTGCATTACCATTCTTTGGTAACTCGGTCGAGTTGGATTGTTCGTGCTTGAAAAAGTAGTATTGGAAAATGGAATTGCGCTTTGAGGTCAGCCAACCCATTGGAACCTGCTCTTTATCCACATGAACAAATGCATTTGAATACAAATTCTTTGattataacattttaatattcttAGCAAAATGGTGATTGATGATCGGTTCTTATTATATATTATCATCGACTCGTCGAACAGAAATACCTTTCGAATTCATTGAATGTTGATTTGCAAAGATGAGGGGGGTTGAactggacattttttttttttttttggtcaaaaaataatttcatttcatttcaagtaGATGATGTGGAATGACAATCCAAATGGGCCTCAGAACAAAGAACATCCAAAAGAAGTTGTGGGGGTCTTGAAACCCAATTTTGAGGAAGAGACTGACGAAGTTGAGCATTAACAGCCAAGTCCGCAGTTTTATTTTGGCCTCTGGGACAATGGGTCAAGCAAATATGAGGTAAAGAAGCAAGTGCGGCCTAGTCTTTGTTGATAAGCACAGTAACTTCCCATGGTGCATGATCTGTTCCCAAAAGCAACTGAACTGAAATTGGACAGTCAGACTCCAAAGTAGAAACATgactttctttctctctctcacttggCTGCGAACTTCAAGCCCTCAATAATCGCTAGGGTTTTTGCGTGCAGTGCAGATTGAGCCTTCACCTCACGGGCAAAACCACCAAGCAACACACCAGGGGCGTCTCTACATACTCCGACAACGGCTCCTGTATTTGTTCCGGCTACGAAGGAAGCATCGATGTTAATTTTCAGAGAACCCAGATCTGGTGGCAACCACTTCGAGGGTAAGTCTCGAGCCCTTACTATATTTTCATTCTTATTCCTGCTTCGACTTTCaacattttcatgcattgcaagCGCGTCGATTACCACTCCTTGCGGATCTGGTGGTTTAGCTCGGAATAATGGTCCattggaaaacaaaagaaaatcgcATGGTTCAAAACTCTCTTATGCTGATGAGAGGATCGATTTGAATGTAATTATGTCTGTGTTATTCTAGATACTGAGCCTTTTGCTTAGGGTGTGGTAGGCCCAAATAAGCAATTAAGACGGGcgatctgaattttttttttttttaaaccacgACCTGATTTTGCACAACCAACTTCATCGAAAATTCCGCTTCTACCCTTAACGTGAACtaacaaggaaaagagaaagttcAAATCCCCTTTACAAAGGCTAGGCATTTTATACCCACATTCTCTTTTCCAGCTTTAAGAGGCTAATTAGGGCTACGTTCTACTAGTTATGCCCAGAATATATTGTCTGGTTGTCGGCGTAGGTGCCTTTGTCACACAGAAATTTTTAAGCGCGCGTGTGATAACGTTTCTGTCCTcgggaattattttttttaacaggaatgattttttttttctaattctattttcGAGAACGATTCTTGAGTAgaaaaacacgtttggtaactgcatataATTTATATtctcgaaatagaaaaagagcaTGAATGCATATGATACgacactaaaaaaattatattcccatttttttattattataaaaatgtcaatgGAGGCGGCGGATGCAGCGATCGGCGACCGGCGGTGGCAACGGGCAGCCGGGCGGCCGGCAACTCGGGCGGTGACCGATAGTGGACTCGTGGTTATAAAGACAAACATTAAGTGACACCGagtttgtttttctaaaatgatatTATTTCTCTTATTGTTCCTGGGAACACAAAAAAGCtactttttttacttcttgtttaTGTTCTCGGGGACATAAATTTGTTCCtcggaacaaaaaatcaattaacgTATACAATCTAGTTTatgttccttttttatttcgaaaaaccaaaaaaaaatggttaatcagAAATGTTACCAGACAGACCCTAAACTATCGAAACCTTCCAATTGCTGCTCTTACAAACTTGTGTGCATTGCACGTAGACTCACTCCCATATTTATAATCCACACGCCTTTAATGTTTAGAAAGGCTCACTTACTCGCTTAGATCTGGTGAGGGGGGCCTTTGTGCCCTTGCCCGCGCCTAGCGAAGGCCTCGCCCAGATTTGGCGAGAGCTGTGACCCTAGCCCCAGTGACTCTTATCGGCCAAAATcaaactgaaaaaagaaaaaactaattaaaatttttttttgtgaattgttTTTGCAAAAACATATTCTCATCAACGTCGATTATGCCCCGTATGATGACCGGCGTCTACGACGGTTAtcaccggccaaaattggttgtgtggactgaattggtataaacgttaaaggtttaggattaaattgatacaattacaatatttaggattgaattaatattaatacaataggtttaagaatattttttgttcttttctcagAAAGCGAGATAAACTGAAATTAACTCCTCATCTAATATCTTTCAATTAGCCCTAAAAAGATGAAATAGTACGATCGTCGAGAAATATTTGAACTGGAATCTTCATATATCAACCGAACTTGATATTgaatcttcgaccaaaaaaaaatttcatatcttGCTCACGTCATGATTCCACAGTGGCATTAGATTTAGGCTTAACCCCACGAGCATCAGTCAGTCAACCAAGAACTGAAGTTGGGCCTGAACCTGGATCTGTACAGAACACGATCGAAAGGGGGCTTGACCTGGGTCGCTTTTACTATTTCTCCGGTCGATGACACATGTTAACGTACTAGAATTCCAATgctaaaagtaaaatttatagTGAAAAACCAACCTAAAACGCCAACTATAAAAGCTTATAAACCTCATGCGAGTGATATGCAATTTCAAAACCTTGTGTTGTGGCCAATTCAGGGAATGCTTATGGCTTCTGAAGAAGAGCAGAGAATAATAGCATTTTCGGGAAGCTGTGCTGTAATCCCACCTGACAGCTTGCCCCATCTGCCCAACCGGGGAAATGAATGCGATTCTTTGGATTGGAGTAGCTGTATCCTCGGGGGCAAATTCCATCGTGTTGTGGGTGGGTGAATGATTTCAGGGAGGTGGGATAATGAAAGCAGTCCGAAAGCAAACGCCATTTGCATAATCTTCCAAAGAGAATAAAAGACACCAAAAGCCTTCCACGTcgtgttctcatgcacgtagcctctctctctcgtatGCCCTTGTTGTCCAAACTTGTCAACATCCCCCCTCTTCTTCATTGACctcttccctccctctctctatatTGCAGCTTTACTTATCTGAACACAGCACAGTGGTCTTTGTGTGACTCGTGTTTGTGTGAACGTGTGTTACTGTGTTGTGTGCGtgtgttgagagagagagagaaggatgagAGGGAGAGGCATAGATCTAAGGCAAGTTATGGCCGCATTCCTCACGCTGTCAATGTTTGGTATGGTGGGGAATATGATCAAGCGTGACCACTTCGACACCCTCCAAGTATATGCCTCTCCTACCTCTTTTATTACTTCATACTTCACTTCATGGATGTTCTATCCGTAatttcttcatcctcctacttcTCATCGTACTTCAACCACATTTAGAAACCAGTTAGCCCTTAGCGGCATTCTCATTCTGATCGCAAACATTTTGTATAGAGATTAAGCAATATAATCATtgtttttcttgcatttttgaCTAAATTCTCGTGACTTCAGATTGGTGACTAGCACGGCTATGACAGTTGACAGCAGTAGAATTCCATGAAACGGCTCATGTACTCGATCAATTCTTTTCATTACCtgttctcttcaatttcttttctcaGCTTTTCCGTGCCATCACAAGTTGTTTAGCCAAACAGAACAGCAACAAAGAACAAGGCCTTCATACGAAATTAAAATTTGACACGTCTCCCACTGTCCAAAAACTAAAACGTTGGTAGTATTCCAGTTCACAAGTTGCGGTGTAGGGTGCTTGCAGAAGTTCATCCCTGCGTTATTGTTTTTAAATGAAGGTAAAGTATCCAGCAAGATCCACCATTCAGTTTAACAAGATAAAGATCACCGGGCCAAGCCTAGTTAGTCAGGCAAGCGCAAACGAACGGTTTTGGATGGATGACGGTCATAGGCTTAAACCATGTTGGAACATCTCTGCACCAAGTAAGGTCCCTTGTTGGGCTGTTCTTAATCAGATTAGATTTGAACTCGGATTTATACTTTCCCAACCTTTAATGATGTGCTCTCTAGTCACAGGACAACAACCATCGCAAGGTTACATAACATTCTCACTGACAAACGGCCCTGAATATCACATTTTACAGGTATCGTATACACTATCaagtataaaatattttcctatgttTAGCCTGTCATCGGCTCACGTGATATGTGTAGCTATTACTCTGCATCTCCCTTGACAAGCGTTATGCGTGCACATCCAGCCAATTTGGAGAAGACTATGCAACAACGGTATCAACGGTTCAGCACATGTAGTTTTTGAGGCCAAACGAAAATCAGCAACTGCTCCCTGAAAATTATTGATATCTACACCATTTGTGACATATACTCATGAGATCTAAATATTGATCTTTTTGCTTTTCTGCACAGCCTCTTCTCCTAGATTTTGTTGAACATTGCTAAGTTCTTGGTGAAACCTGATGATGCCAAAGTTTTTTACTGATTTTACAGGTTGCAGTTGCGGTGCTAGTAGCTAGAGAGTTGGGGGCAAGCCTTGTGCTCCCCGATATCAGGGGCAGCAAACCAGGAGACAGGAGGTCAAATCTGAACTCCACACTAAATTCAGTCTTGGTGGTTTCTGCTATGCATATTATTTCCTTTCCTGCCAGCCGTTATTGATCTCTGAGTATGGTATAATGCAAATAAGGAACATGTCATAGTTAATAGATACTTCATAGGATGCTCAGCGCCATAACAACGTCATTTGATTGCCCCTCAGTTCCAGTCCTGGTTAGCTCCGGGGAGACCTCTAATGCTATAGCTCTGGAAATCATATTTCAAACTCTGCAACTGATAATGTCACATAAAGTTATGCTCTATTGTGATATGGAAAAGTTGAATAACTTGCAATTTTACACCGACATCGCTGATATATGACCAACCTTGGGACAGGAATTTCAGAGAGATTTATGACGTTGAGGAGTTTGCAAATAGACTGAATGGTGTCGTCAAAGTGGCAAGGAATCAGCTGGCTTTGGCATCCTCTAGAAAGCTTGCAGTAGTTAAGGTGCCTTACATGGTATCCAAAGACTATATTAGAACACATATCAAGCCATTCTTCAAAGCAGAGGGAAGTATAAGGCTTGAGACTCCCTTGTCTTCCATTAACATGAAAAAGGCAGAAGCGACTAAAGTTTTGGACCCAATTACGTGCTTGACGATGTTCAGGACCCTCCGACTGCAAACCAAGGTCCGGCAACTCGTCGACCAAATGATTGGCAGACTAAAGACATTGGGAGGGGAGTCAAATGGCCAATTTATTGCGGTTGACCTGAGGGTTGAAGCTGCACAAAGCAAGAGTTGTCAGCCAAGTGGGAGTGCTGAAATGAAGTTTTGCCATCATGCACAGGATGTAGGTGAGTTTCTGACCAAAACTGGTGTTAGCACAGAGACTCCTATCTATGTGACTCAGTCCAGATGGCACAAGAATCTCAAACCATTGACAGACATCTTCCCGAGAACCTTTACAAAGGTATAGAACTGGTTTTTGACAACTGTTCACTTCCATTTAGTTCCTTTGGCAAAATCAAGTACCTCTTTAGGAACTGTGACAGGAGTTTCTGATGCCACCAGACAAAAAGGATATGTTCCTGAGCAGTGCGAGTTGCGAACTCGAGAAGGTTATCGACTTCTATCTAGCATCTGAAAGCGATGTCTTCATACCTGCCTCGGCTAATTGGTTTTATGCAACGGTTGCCGGGTCAAGAATAGCTTCGGGGAGGACCCGGATACTCGTGCCGACGttgacctcctcctcctcctcgagtCACATATCCCCTTACATCTCCGAGAGGAAGCACTATGCTTATTCATGTTTCTGTTGAGTTCCTGGGAAAATCAGGATTTAGCAGTTAGCCAAATCACCTTCTCTCCATCTCTCAATGCCAATGTATAGCGTTTTATAAGGTTTCACGCCTCAAATAAGTACGCACCATATGTAAGCCACTGGTGTAAAATGGCGGGTGTAGCCGTAGATGCCCCTTTGAACATCAATGATCAGCTCAGTGTTCTCTTTGCATTATGCCGCTCTCCTTGTACTCCCAATTTCTCGTTTCTCGTTTTGCATTTCGCGAATGTGCCGGGATTGGACCATAGCAATTAGCATAGCATTGTGGACACAACAAGTTCATCAGAGAATCACATTCATTTGACAATCCACAGCAAAGAAATAATTACAGACTAAGCTGGAGGAGTTGTCTTAGAATCTTAGATGGCCATTCCACAAGGAGAAGCTGATTGCTATGTGTCACCGCTTgctcattttcatcttcctcttcttttttgtttgtcctTCATTTAACCGCATCCTTCAATGTTAAAAAATGTATCTTATATTAAAACATCGGATAGAATACAcccaaattattcatttgttCGCAAAATAATCATTATTTGACTTGTTGGGAAGAAGTAAAAAACTATACCATAATTaaggaaattaaaagtttgCGTATGGTTATGTGTTCATTTTTCCCGTTTAATCCATTAATTTGCAATGGTCAAGTTAAAATTCGTAAAATACAAAATAGACtctataaaatttatttattttcccttttgaaaCAAATTCGAAGAATAAAGATATGTATTTTTATAAACTTTGTTTTGGAATGTTGATCGATTCTGTGCATGTGCACGATTTCTATTCTACGAGCATCATTCAACTGGTAAGCCCAAAAGTAGAGGTGTTAATTAGGGGTaagcggttcccggtccggtccggttcccatacaaaaccgggaaccggaccggtggtcccgattcccatacaaaatcgggaaccggaccggtggtcctggttcccacttttcggaactgCGGATTGGACCGACCACCCTTGGAGcaaggaaccggaccggaccgtcggtCCAGTCCGATTCTCAGGCTGTTCTAAGGGTTTCCAATTCACGGTTCTGAAAAGTAGATGCACATTTTGATAGAAGACGTGGtcgagctcgaggtcgaggaaataagggtcggtgtaccacgagctcgacggagtcaaggcctcttcaattaACGGCTTCGGATCGAACTCTAAATGACCTAAATCTAAACAACAAATAAACGTTcggtttgttttaaaaaaaaaaattttttaaaaaaggatcggtccggtccgggtggtccggtccgatcctaggccttggaaccgggaaccggaccaccctatcaccggttccaattttaggaatcgggaaccggaccggatctccctaaaattgggaaccggaccatcggtcccggtccggtccggtccgggtggtcctttttgctcacccctagtgttAATGGGTGTGAATTGATTGTTAATGGGTATGAATTTTAAGCCTGATAATGGGTTTATCTTTGaatccatttacaacccatttagcTAGACAAACCCAACATATTTACAATTTGCTCAGCTcgtaaaatttattaatttgtattttttttaaattatattttatttttttagaagtaaaagaaagaaagaaaatttaaaaataaaattaaagaatataaaaattgtTCCAAGAAGTAGAATGCCACGTCTCGATCATTGTCTTTAGCTGTTggcgaaaaggaaaataaaatagaaaatagaacaaaataaaataaaaatattaaaaaaaagaaattccataattcagttaaatatagaagtttTTTTAAGTACTACGGATCGGGTCAGGTCGAATATGGATCATTAAATCAGACTTGCACGAATATGAATAAAAGctgattaaattggtcaatatgGATAGGACTATattcgatccgatccgatccaccCATTTGGTATCTCTATTTTAAAGAACAATGATAAGTTTCATCTTTTCTTATATTCACGCTATCGATTACATAAGAGACAAATAGATTGTTCATGAAAGAAATAACTGTCGTTAATAACTAAGAAAGCTCGAAATTCGATTATTGATGCTCTTTTCATTTGCTTGTAACTTCTGCCATTGACTTTACCGtaaaatctgaaaaagaaaaagattattttaACTTTAAAAGGATCGTCAGAGTGTTATGTACAATTGTTTCTGTTAATATTTGAATAATCTGAAAGGTTTTAATGGCTTTAATATTAAGCAGAAATTTAAGAGCATGAAAAGGGGAAATTCGTCTATAAACGAacgaaaaggaagagaagagaTTATAGTGCCGGCGTGCCTAACGAAGATAGCTTAAAGGCGCTAGTAACTGGGAGTCAACGCAGTCCGAACATCCCGGCCACCGCACCGGAAGCAACCAAACCATGTCCATGGCCACGACGATGCTCGTCATCAAACCCGTGTCTCCGCTCATCTGTCAATCTCGCAGGGCTCGACTCAATCACCGCACCACTCATACGCCGCTCCACCGAGTCATGACTCATCCCACCACTTGTCTCGGCTCAGTGGCACCGTCTGCAACAAAGTCGCCGGTGGACGACTTCGACCCGGAgctgccaattgaagaggccttgactccgccgagctcgtggtacaccgacccttctttcctcgacctcgagctcgatcgcgTCTTCTATCGAGGCTGGCAGGCTGTTGGTCCGTCCTCTTCGATTTCATTTCCTCTCCTCAAGCTTCATGCTTTCGACTCAATTTGTTCTTAAGGACGTGAATTGGCTTTGTTCCTTGGGTATCTGTCCGATCCAGTTCGGGACGATGACTTTCATAACCGGCCGGATTTATGTTCTTCTGTTTCCTGTCTTTTGACATCTCACTTTGACTTTCCTTTTAATTGTTGGACTGGATTATGGATTTAAGTGTTTCCTGACATATACTGTCGTCGCTCTTTCTTGACCGTCAGGATACACGGATCAGGTTAAATCGCCTCAGGACTTCTTCACTGGCAGGTACTGAGGAGCGTCAGTAAGCAATTACTATGCTCTGTGGCACGGAGTAACCACTTGACTTTATCATAGTCTGAaaaattttctcccttttgcTATGGTTTTCATTCTCGGGACAATTCTTTTATGTACAGGAGTGAGATAATTAGAAACAGCACCTTTCCTAGTTAAATTACCGTTTTGTTTCTCTGTTTAGGCATGACTTCCAAAATCCCAGTTATGGTTAAATGCTGCAGATTGGGAAATGTAGAATTTGTGGTGTGTCGAGATGAGAATGGAAAAATCCATGCCTTTCACAATGTCTGTCGCCATCATGCTTCTCTTCTTGCATCAGGAAGTGGCAGGAAGTCGTGCTTTGTGTGCCCATACCATGTtagttcattttcattttcattttcatgttaaaCCTAAGAAGTCAAGAGTTATATGGTTGTTCTTCCATTTTCTTGTAAACTTTTGTTCCTTGATGACGGTTGGTTAAAAGGAAATCGATGCCGATAGTTTGGCAATCTGATTCACTGTGTTCTTGAATGGATAAAGCAAAAGGCTCATTTCAAGCAAACCTTTACTCTATCTTGTTTGGAATGCATCTCATTGTGCTGCAACTCATGTGATAAATGCTTACAGAGTAGCGTAGTTGAAGATTGCTTTGAGTATTTAACTTATTGATAGCACATTGGAACACCAAATTTTCCTATAATGATCTCTATCTTGAGATTTAAAAGCAATGGCAAGTCATTTTTCATCCCGACTTGATTAATGATGAACGCATCACATAGCAGTTGAGTTTGAGAGAAAACGTGCTGGGTGAAAGTAATAGATTTATAAGCAGATTCTTTCCATTATCATGCTATTGAAACAATTGGAATGCATTTACGACCCAAAAAAGATCAGCAATCTACCCATGAAGAAAGTATTCAAAGCTTTCGTAGATCGTTTATGCAGATGCACTTTGGAAATGCTTCTAAGTCTATATTGGCACTTGCTATTTCTTGTTGAACTtctctttgaaatttgaataccTTGCGTCATTGAGGAGACTAACAACTAAATACAAGCTTTGTGATGGTAAATCTACTTATACCACGTGATAAGCAGACCAAGTTATCTTGCTTTTTCCGCAGGGGTGGACTTACGCACTGAATGGAGCCCTCCTCAGAGCAACTCGAATCAAAGGAATCCGAAACTTTGATGTAAAGGCAGGCAATTGTTACTTATATCTCATTCCTATTGTTGTGCagcattttcaaataatatgATATTGAGGTTGCTTGCGGCTGTGTGATGCAGGAGTTTGGGCTCGTACCACTAAAAGTAGCTACTTGGGGCCCATTTGTTCTTCTCAATTTCGAGAAAGATGTTTCACCCGCTCACAAAGTTGAAAGTGACATAGCAGCAAAGGAATGGGCTGGTAGCTGTGTAGATATTCTGGGCAACAGCTGCATCGATCCATCACTAACTTATCTTTGTAGTCGTGAATACACCGTTGAGTGTAACTGGAAGGTCTGTAGCTGCtcttttgattttaatttgctGCCTCTTATCGTGTTTTAATCAGTATCCTTGGTTCTGCTCTGTATAGTGTAATTTTTTACTGCTTCGATTGTCTAATGCTTCAAGGATGATTATATTATCAGCTTTCTTAAAATCATTTGACCAtcctttaaaaattttaaactagaTTCAGATTTCAAATCTTGACAGAGAAATTCCAATCCTTGTCTCAGTGATGATTCTCAGGCAACTGATAGAAATTGTTCATTCTTGTAGGTTTTCTGTGACAATTATTTAGATGGTGGCTATCATGTACCATATGCACACAAGGGCCTAGCGTCTGGTCTCAAGCTGGACTCTTACTCCACCACGGTATGACTGGTCACAAATTGTACATTTTCAT
This genomic interval from Rhodamnia argentea isolate NSW1041297 chromosome 4, ASM2092103v1, whole genome shotgun sequence contains the following:
- the LOC115744501 gene encoding protein MANNAN SYNTHESIS-RELATED 2-like, coding for MCSLVTGQQPSQGYITFSLTNGPEYHILQVAVAVLVARELGASLVLPDIRGSKPGDRRNFREIYDVEEFANRLNGVVKVARNQLALASSRKLAVVKVPYMVSKDYIRTHIKPFFKAEGSIRLETPLSSINMKKAEATKVLDPITCLTMFRTLRLQTKVRQLVDQMIGRLKTLGGESNGQFIAVDLRVEAAQSKSCQPSGSAEMKFCHHAQDVGEFLTKTGVSTETPIYVTQSRWHKNLKPLTDIFPRTFTKEFLMPPDKKDMFLSSASCELEKVIDFYLASESDVFIPASANWFYATVAGSRIASGRTRILVPTLTSSSSSSHISPYISERKHYAYSCFC
- the LOC115744588 gene encoding choline monooxygenase, chloroplastic isoform X2 encodes the protein MSMATTMLVIKPVSPLICQSRRARLNHRTTHTPLHRVMTHPTTCLGSVAPSATKSPVDDFDPELPIEEALTPPSSWYTDPSFLDLELDRVFYRGWQAVGYTDQVKSPQDFFTGRLGNVEFVVCRDENGKIHAFHNVCRHHASLLASGSGRKSCFVCPYHGWTYALNGALLRATRIKGIRNFDVKEFGLVPLKVATWGPFVLLNFEKDVSPAHKVESDIAAKEWAGSCVDILGNSCIDPSLTYLCSREYTVECNWKVFCDNYLDGGYHVPYAHKGLASGLKLDSYSTTVDQPAVPMILTDLERKLFMLSFIPIS
- the LOC115744588 gene encoding choline monooxygenase, chloroplastic isoform X1; translation: MSMATTMLVIKPVSPLICQSRRARLNHRTTHTPLHRVMTHPTTCLGSVAPSATKSPVDDFDPELPIEEALTPPSSWYTDPSFLDLELDRVFYRGWQAVGYTDQVKSPQDFFTGRLGNVEFVVCRDENGKIHAFHNVCRHHASLLASGSGRKSCFVCPYHGWTYALNGALLRATRIKGIRNFDVKEFGLVPLKVATWGPFVLLNFEKDVSPAHKVESDIAAKEWAGSCVDILGNSCIDPSLTYLCSREYTVECNWKVFCDNYLDGGYHVPYAHKGLASGLKLDSYSTTIHEKVSLQICEGGSAGSADDFDRLGAKALYAFIYPNFMINR